In the Anaerolineae bacterium genome, AGAGGCTCCGCCTCTTACCTCTTTCTGGGCAATGTTGAGCCTTGGGCTGGCAAGGGGTTCGTTCCTTTTCCCTCAGTCTCCTTTTGAGGCTTTAATTCTGAGCTCATCCTTGCTCCTTATCTTGCCAGCCCTGTGGACAGGACAAAGCCTGGATTTCTCCGGAATATCGGTTTTCCTTCTGTTGGCCCTTGGGCCTTTCTTGACTTCCAGCCTTCCAGGGGAATGGAGAGCTGCTTTGGTTTTAGCCTCTCTCATGGGAGCTTTCCCCTTTCACCTCTGGGTCCGAAGTGCCATGAGGGATGGACCGTCTCCAGGAGCTTTGCTTCTGGTCGCAGGTTTCAGAGCCATCATCCTTCTCTGGTTGGGTAAGGAAGAAGTGGAAATATCCTGGGCAGTTTTCCAGGATATTCTAAAATGGCTGGGGATAATTTCAATTTTGTGGGGTGGCCTTCAAGCGTTGATGGCTAAAGAGTGGGGGGAAATAGGCGCTTATGTTGCTACGGTTGAGGCTGGGGTGATGTTGTTGCTCGCGGTCAAGGCGGGATTTGAAGTTTCAATAGTTTATTCTATCCTGGCAGGGCTGGCTCTCCTGACCTTCGGAGCAGGTTCATGGGGGGTAAAGCGGTTCATGGAGGAAGGCCGCACTGTGACCCCCGCAGTTTTTCTCCTGGTGGCTGGCCTGCTGGCTACGGCGGGTCTTCCTCTGACGCCAGGCTACCCAGCCACGGCTCTGGCTTTGAATTACCTTGGAGGGAAGGAAGGCCTCTTGATTCTGGCAGGCAAGTTCGGGATAATGGCTGGGGGGATGAGACTTCTCCAGCCTCTTGCGCCAGCCCTTCGCCCCGATCCGTCTCTCAGGTCATCCAGAGCTGTCGTTCTGCTCATCACCGCCATTCTTTTCTTTGCCCTTAACTTTGCCCTTTAGGTTTCGCCAGAGGCATGGGTCGCGGTGGATTTTTCGCTTCTTCGAGCAGCGAGGTGGGCGTAAGATGAGCGTTTGGGTGCGATGGAAAGCCTGGGGGCACACCCGAATCCCCCGGGACGGAGCTTGCACCACTTTCATGAGCTTAACCGTGGTTCTCTACGGTTTAGGGCCCCCTTAGTTCACAGGTGGAGAGAATTTTGCACCTTCACCCCCTGAAACCCTGTAATTTTGACTTTTGTTCAAAGCCGGGTATATAATTCCCCTTGTGCCGAAAGGAGGGACAAAATTGTATGAAGGAACACCATGCAGGATTACGCCGTGAGGTAACAATCTGGGGCTCTTTTACATGGGGTTACGCCGATGTAGGGGCCGATGTCTACGTAGCTCTGGGTCTGGTTATGGCCGCCGCCCAGGGGGCTACCCCCCTTGCCTTCCTCATTGCTGGCATAGTTTACATCATGGTGGGCCTCCTTTACAGCGAATTAGCCGGAGCCTACCCCATCGCCGGAGGAGGGCAGTATTTTACCCTGCGTGGGCTTGGAGATTTCTGGGGGCTGATAGCTGGAGCGGCTCTCATGCTGGATTACACTGTGGATGTGGCCCTTTTCTCCATAGCTTCAGCTGGCTACATTAACTTTTTCTTCCCCCAGGTACGAGAGTTCGCGGTAGACCTGGGCCCTTTCCAGAACGTTAACCTCATCTGGATGGCTGAAACCCTATTTCTCATTTTCATCCTGACCCTCCTCAACATAAGGGGCATCAAGGAGTCCTCCCTTCTCAACGAGACTCTGGGTGCTCTGGACATGATTATGGAAACCAGCATTATCCTCATAGGGTTCGCCTTTGCCTGGAGGCCAGAGCTTTTCCTCCACCAGTGGCAGACGGAATTTCCATCGCTGGAAAAGCTCCTCTATGGTGTGTCCATAGCTGTAATTTCTTACGTGGGGCTTGAGTCAGTCTCCCAGGCCGCCGAAGAAACCATACGCCCAGCAACGGTTATCCCTCGCAGCTCCCTCGCTCTGATAATCATAGTGCTTATGTTCGCCCTGGCTTTCCCCACAGTCTCCCTGGGAATCCTTCCCTGGCATGAGATAGCAGCCCGCGAGGGTGATCCTGTAGCTCGGCTGGCCAGCGAATTGCCCTTCGTGGGCTTTCTGGCAGGACCAGCAGCAGCCATTCTGGCAGCTACTATCGTGCTCATATCCGCTAACACCGGAATAATGGGTGCAAGCCGCCTGGCCTACAGCATGGCAGAGTTTGGCCTTATAGGAGAACAACTCTCGGTTGTGCACCCCCGTTACCACACTCCGGTCCGCGCTATAGTGCTCTTTTCAGGAGTGGCTGCTCTACAAGCCGTTTTCGCCTTTTTCAGCGGCCGTAAGGCTATGGAAACCATGGCCAATATGTATGCTTTCGGAGCGATGCTGGCCTATTTCCTGGCCTCCATAGCTTTCGTTGCCCTCCGCATAAAAGAGCCCTATACCCCACGCCCATACAAGGTGCCTTTAAACATAAAGTTCAAGAACGCCGAGATAGCAATCCCTGGCTTCCTGGCGATTATCGGCTCAGGAGGGATGCTCCTTATAGTCATGTGGACCCATGCCCTTGCCAGAATCGTGGGACCCTTATGGGTTTTGGCCTGGTTTATCTACTATGTCTGGCACCGGAAGAAAAACGGGCAGCCTATATTCCAGAGTTTACCCAGGGATTGGGAAACCCATCACATCCGGCTCCTGGAGGAGAGCAAAGAGTGGGAACTTCTGGAAAAGTTTAAGCTGGAAATTGCCAGATACAAAGAAGGCCGGCTCTATGGTTAAGTTAAGGCTTGCCTCTGGCTTTATCATAATGCTCTTAGGGGTAATCATTATCGTGCGCAGCATCCTGGTGATCGTGGAAAGAAACGTAGGGCTCAGTGCTCTGTGGCAACCCCTCATCCTCGGAGCCCTCATGATTGCGTTTGGAATTCACCGATGGCGCCACTGGCGAGCTAAGGGATAAAGACTGGAGGCGAAAGTCATGGGTCATCCTCTCGGAGTTGCCTTCGCAGTTCTGTTCTTAGTCCTCCTGGTAGGAACCTTAACCTGGATGCTTAAAGTGCCAAAACCTGTTCCCCCGGAAGTGGCCAGAGTTATCTACTCCGTAGAAGCCGCTCGGCGGATACTGGTCCCCATAATTGAAGGAGTATACTCGGAAAGAGCAGTAGAATTGGCCTGTCGGCTCGGGGAGAGGCAAAATGCCCACCTGATCCTCCTTCACGTTATTGAAGTTCCATTCACTGTCCCCCTGGATACGCCATTGCCTGAACTGGAAGAGAGGGGGAGAAGAGCTCTGGAAACCGCCCGTTTTATAGCCGTTCAGCACGGTTTCAAGCCCGAGCTTCACCTTATCCGCCATCGCTCCGCTTCGGAGGGGATTCTCAGCATGGCCAGGCAGAGCCGGGCAGACCAGATAGTCATGGGCATAGGGCTCAAGAAAACCTCGTATGGCGAAGGCATAGGACGGACAGTCCGGGAAGTTCTGCGGCGTGCTAACTGTGAGGTCATAATTTCCAAAATTCCGGTGAAGGGGTGAAATGATGATAAAGGTAAGAGCTAAACTTATGTATCCTCCCGAACTGGTAGATGAGCCCGTTTTGTGGCAGCTTATCCGGACATTCAATTTCGTGGTGAACATTCGCAAAGCGGAAGTCAAACC is a window encoding:
- a CDS encoding universal stress protein; the protein is MGHPLGVAFAVLFLVLLVGTLTWMLKVPKPVPPEVARVIYSVEAARRILVPIIEGVYSERAVELACRLGERQNAHLILLHVIEVPFTVPLDTPLPELEERGRRALETARFIAVQHGFKPELHLIRHRSASEGILSMARQSRADQIVMGIGLKKTSYGEGIGRTVREVLRRANCEVIISKIPVKG
- a CDS encoding APC family permease, whose protein sequence is MKEHHAGLRREVTIWGSFTWGYADVGADVYVALGLVMAAAQGATPLAFLIAGIVYIMVGLLYSELAGAYPIAGGGQYFTLRGLGDFWGLIAGAALMLDYTVDVALFSIASAGYINFFFPQVREFAVDLGPFQNVNLIWMAETLFLIFILTLLNIRGIKESSLLNETLGALDMIMETSIILIGFAFAWRPELFLHQWQTEFPSLEKLLYGVSIAVISYVGLESVSQAAEETIRPATVIPRSSLALIIIVLMFALAFPTVSLGILPWHEIAAREGDPVARLASELPFVGFLAGPAAAILAATIVLISANTGIMGASRLAYSMAEFGLIGEQLSVVHPRYHTPVRAIVLFSGVAALQAVFAFFSGRKAMETMANMYAFGAMLAYFLASIAFVALRIKEPYTPRPYKVPLNIKFKNAEIAIPGFLAIIGSGGMLLIVMWTHALARIVGPLWVLAWFIYYVWHRKKNGQPIFQSLPRDWETHHIRLLEESKEWELLEKFKLEIARYKEGRLYG
- a CDS encoding NIL domain-containing protein, producing the protein MMIKVRAKLMYPPELVDEPVLWQLIRTFNFVVNIRKAEVKPGSAWLEVDLEGKEEEVKRGVDWLRTRGINVEIIEEGAR